A genome region from Arachis duranensis cultivar V14167 chromosome 6, aradu.V14167.gnm2.J7QH, whole genome shotgun sequence includes the following:
- the LOC107493717 gene encoding uncharacterized protein LOC107493717, which translates to MIPCTLGNACTRTALCDLGASINLIPASLIKKFYLTEEVKPTRICLQHADGSIKIPSGIVEEMIVRVGPFAFSTDFVVLDMEGHKSVSLILGRPFLVTGQTLIDVEKGEVTLRVNDEKFVLNAIKAMQHPDTPEECMSINLIDSLVEEVNMAVGLNEGLNNILVDAQPDLSEPLETPNEKEKPPKLELMPLPSSLKCAFLISNKGIEVDQVKVEVIEQLPPPTNTKAIRSFLGHIGFYRRLMG; encoded by the exons atgataccatgcactcTAGGGAATGCTTGCACAAGGACAgctttatgtgaccttggagcaagcatcaacttaatacctGCTTCATTAATAAAGAAGTTTTACTTGACTgaggaagtcaaaccaacccgcaTATGCCTTCAACATGCTGATGGTTCTATTAAGATACCATCAGGCATAGTTGAAGAAATGATTGTCAGGGTTGGACCCTTTGCTTTTTCAACTGACTTCGTGGTGTTGGATATGGAAGGGCACAAGAGTGTATCCCTTATCCTAGGGAGACCCTTCCTAGTTACAGGACAGACCCTtattgatgttgaaaaaggagaagtaaccctgagagtcaatgatgAAAAGTTTGTACTAAATGCTATCAAggctatgcaacatccagacaccccagaGGAATGCATGAGCATTAACCTCATTGATTCCTTGGTGGAAGAAGTAAACATGGCTGTAGGACTCAATGAAGGGCTGAATAACATCCTTGTTGATGCCCAGCCTGATTTAAGTGAACCTTTGGAAACTCCTAATGAAAAGGAAAAACCTCCAAAGCTTGAGCTCATGCCATTGCCATCTTCCCTGAAATGTGCATTTCTG ATTTCAAACAAGGggatagaagtggatcaagTTAAGGTGGAGGTGATTGAACAATTGCCACCACCTACTAATACCAAGGCAATCAGGAGTTTCCTAGGACATATAGGATTTTACAGGAGGTTGATGGGATGA